One stretch of Clupea harengus chromosome 2, Ch_v2.0.2, whole genome shotgun sequence DNA includes these proteins:
- the LOC105891632 gene encoding NLR family CARD domain-containing protein 3-like isoform X4 yields the protein MEETAAKTSLSEGGKVKESSSRGQMQEWDPDAVSDPFTKSQQEDLKHIFQVLEEKIITFVKNELKTFKRMLSPDYQENFESKEDEESEVREGALKMALHFLRNMKLKDLADKLQQNELDIVCQTELKRNLKNKYQSVFEGIRKQGRSALLDKVYTEVYITEGGSGKVNEEHEVRQIELKSKRPAGQETSIKCSDIFKPLPGQDKSIRSVVTKGVAGIGKTVSVQKFILDWAEGKENQDIHFIFPLLFRELNLMREKQLSLMDLLHHFFTEIKQSTFPSQGKCKVLFICDGLDECRLQLDFQNNESLTDVTEVTSLDVLLTNVIKGKLLPSALLWITSRPAAANQIPPECVDRVTEVQGFNDPQKEEYFRKRISDQNLASRVVSHIKLSRSLHIMCHIPVFCWIAATVLAVILGSSGGGQIPKTLTEMYTYFLIFQTKQRSLKFENVHDLDPQWNQKVIFGLGKLAYEQLEKGNLIFYEQDLKESGIDVREAAVCSGICSQIFQEESGLYQGKVFCFVHLSIQEYLAALYALLMLIMKRKDLISPKQALRKGFQLWERRSVHKSMIILHKSAMDKALEHEDGRFDLFLRFLLGLSLESNQTLLHGLLQRGQNQMGNEETISYIKEKIGRAHV from the exons ATGGAGGAAACAGCAGCCAAAACAAGTCTTTCAGAAGGAGGGAAGGTAAAGGAATCCTCTTCAAG AGGCCAGATGCAGGAATGGGACCCAGATGCTGTCAGTGACCCGTTTACCAAGTCTCAACAGGAGGACCTGAAACACATATTCCAG GTGTTAGAGGAGAAGATCATCACCTTTGTGAAGAATGAACTGAAGACATTCAAGAGGATGCTGAGTCCAGATTACCAAGAGAACTTTGAGAgtaaagaggatgaggagagtgaGGTCAGAGAAGGGGCTCTGAAGATGGCACTGCACTTCCTTAGGAATATGAAGCTGAAAGATCTCGCTGACAAACTGCAACAAA ATGAGCTGGACATAGTTTGTCAGACTGAGCTCaaaagaaatctcaagaacAAGTACCAGAGTGTTTTTGAAGGAATACGCAAGCAAGGAAGGTCTGCTCTTCTAGACAAGGTCTACACAGaggtctacatcacagagggaggaagtggaaaagTAAATGAAGAGCATGAAGTCAGACAGATTGAGTTAAAATCCAAGAGACCAGCTGGACAGGAGACATCAATcaaatgcagtgacatctttaaacccTTACCTGGCCAAGACAAATCAATCAGAAGTGTCGTCACAAAAGGAGTTGCTGGCATTGGTAAAACTGTCTCAGTTCAGAAGTTCATCCTGGACTgggcagagggaaaagaaaaccagGATATCCACTTCATATTTCCATTACTGTTTAGGGAGCTCAACctcatgagagaaaaacagctctctttGATGGATCTTCTCCACCACTTCTTCACAGAAATAAAGCAGTCAACTTTTCCCAGCCAAGGGAAGTGCAAAGTGTTGTTCATCTgtgatggtctggatgaatgTCGACTCCAACTAGACTTTCAGAATAATGAAAGTTTGACTGATGTGACAGAGGTCACCTCATTGGACGTACTTCTGACAAATGTCATCAAGGGTAAACTGCTCCCCTCTGCTTTACTTTGGATTACCtctcgaccagcagcagccaatcaaatcccgCCTGAGTGTGTTGACCGGGTCACAGAGGTACAAGGgttcaatgacccacagaaggaggagtacttcaggaagaggatcAGTGATCAGAATCTTGCCAGCAGAGTCGTCTCTCACATCAAATTATCAAGGAGCCTCCACATTATGTGCCACATACCAGTGTTCTGCTGGATTGCTGCTACTGTTCTTGCGGTGATTCTTGGCTCTTCAGGAGGTGGACAGATTCCAAAGACTTTGACAGAGATGTATACctatttccttatttttcaaaccAAACAGAGGAGCCTAAAGTTTGAAAATGTGCATGACCTTGATCCACAGTGGAACCAGAAAGTTATCTTTGGTCTCGGAAAGTTGGCATATGAACAGTTAGAGAAGGGTAATCTGATTTTCTATGAACAAGACCTAAAAGAGTCtggcattgatgtcagagaGGCAGCAGTATGCTCTGGCATCTGCTCCCAGATCTTTCAAGAAGAGTCAGGGCTTTATCAAGGAAAGGTTTTCTGTTTCGTGCATTTAAGTATCCAGGAGTATCTTGCAGCTTTGTATGCTCTTCTGATGTTAATAATGAAAAGGAAAGACCTCATTTCTCCAAAGCAAGCCCTCAGAAAAGGCTTTCAGCTTTGGGAAAGGAGATCAGTGCACAAATCCATGATCATCTTACACAAGAGTGCCATGGACAAAGCTTTGGAACATGAAGATGGACGCTTTGACCTATTCCTCCGTTTccttcttggcctctctctggagtctAACCAGACTCTCCTGCATGGCCTACTACAGAGAGGACAAAATCAGATGGGCAATGAAGAAACAATCAGTTACATTAAGGAAAAGATC GGAAGAG
- the LOC105891632 gene encoding NLR family CARD domain-containing protein 3-like isoform X2, with amino-acid sequence MKSDMSADRFIDFQNEDYTDASRTLIHHERPPSPVPTCVSMKSDMSVDRFIDFQNEDYTDASRGQMQEWDPDAVSDPFTKSQQEDLKHIFQVLEEKIITFVKNELKTFKRMLSPDYQENFESKEDEESEVREGALKMALHFLRNMKLKDLADKLQQNELDIVCQTELKRNLKNKYQSVFEGIRKQGRSALLDKVYTEVYITEGGSGKVNEEHEVRQIELKSKRPAGQETSIKCSDIFKPLPGQDKSIRSVVTKGVAGIGKTVSVQKFILDWAEGKENQDIHFIFPLLFRELNLMREKQLSLMDLLHHFFTEIKQSTFPSQGKCKVLFICDGLDECRLQLDFQNNESLTDVTEVTSLDVLLTNVIKGKLLPSALLWITSRPAAANQIPPECVDRVTEVQGFNDPQKEEYFRKRISDQNLASRVVSHIKLSRSLHIMCHIPVFCWIAATVLAVILGSSGGGQIPKTLTEMYTYFLIFQTKQRSLKFENVHDLDPQWNQKVIFGLGKLAYEQLEKGNLIFYEQDLKESGIDVREAAVCSGICSQIFQEESGLYQGKVFCFVHLSIQEYLAALYALLMLIMKRKDLISPKQALRKGFQLWERRSVHKSMIILHKSAMDKALEHEDGRFDLFLRFLLGLSLESNQTLLHGLLQRGQNQMGNEETISYIKEKIGRAHV; translated from the exons atgaagagtgacatGTCAGCGGATCGCTTTATCGACTTCCAGAATGAAGATTACACTGATGCATCAAG GACCCTCATCCATCAtgagagacctccatcacctgtgcccacttgtgtgtccatgaagagtgacatGTCAGTGGATCGCTTTATCGACTTCCAGAATGAAGATTACACTGATGCATCAAG AGGCCAGATGCAGGAATGGGACCCAGATGCTGTCAGTGACCCGTTTACCAAGTCTCAACAGGAGGACCTGAAACACATATTCCAG GTGTTAGAGGAGAAGATCATCACCTTTGTGAAGAATGAACTGAAGACATTCAAGAGGATGCTGAGTCCAGATTACCAAGAGAACTTTGAGAgtaaagaggatgaggagagtgaGGTCAGAGAAGGGGCTCTGAAGATGGCACTGCACTTCCTTAGGAATATGAAGCTGAAAGATCTCGCTGACAAACTGCAACAAA ATGAGCTGGACATAGTTTGTCAGACTGAGCTCaaaagaaatctcaagaacAAGTACCAGAGTGTTTTTGAAGGAATACGCAAGCAAGGAAGGTCTGCTCTTCTAGACAAGGTCTACACAGaggtctacatcacagagggaggaagtggaaaagTAAATGAAGAGCATGAAGTCAGACAGATTGAGTTAAAATCCAAGAGACCAGCTGGACAGGAGACATCAATcaaatgcagtgacatctttaaacccTTACCTGGCCAAGACAAATCAATCAGAAGTGTCGTCACAAAAGGAGTTGCTGGCATTGGTAAAACTGTCTCAGTTCAGAAGTTCATCCTGGACTgggcagagggaaaagaaaaccagGATATCCACTTCATATTTCCATTACTGTTTAGGGAGCTCAACctcatgagagaaaaacagctctctttGATGGATCTTCTCCACCACTTCTTCACAGAAATAAAGCAGTCAACTTTTCCCAGCCAAGGGAAGTGCAAAGTGTTGTTCATCTgtgatggtctggatgaatgTCGACTCCAACTAGACTTTCAGAATAATGAAAGTTTGACTGATGTGACAGAGGTCACCTCATTGGACGTACTTCTGACAAATGTCATCAAGGGTAAACTGCTCCCCTCTGCTTTACTTTGGATTACCtctcgaccagcagcagccaatcaaatcccgCCTGAGTGTGTTGACCGGGTCACAGAGGTACAAGGgttcaatgacccacagaaggaggagtacttcaggaagaggatcAGTGATCAGAATCTTGCCAGCAGAGTCGTCTCTCACATCAAATTATCAAGGAGCCTCCACATTATGTGCCACATACCAGTGTTCTGCTGGATTGCTGCTACTGTTCTTGCGGTGATTCTTGGCTCTTCAGGAGGTGGACAGATTCCAAAGACTTTGACAGAGATGTATACctatttccttatttttcaaaccAAACAGAGGAGCCTAAAGTTTGAAAATGTGCATGACCTTGATCCACAGTGGAACCAGAAAGTTATCTTTGGTCTCGGAAAGTTGGCATATGAACAGTTAGAGAAGGGTAATCTGATTTTCTATGAACAAGACCTAAAAGAGTCtggcattgatgtcagagaGGCAGCAGTATGCTCTGGCATCTGCTCCCAGATCTTTCAAGAAGAGTCAGGGCTTTATCAAGGAAAGGTTTTCTGTTTCGTGCATTTAAGTATCCAGGAGTATCTTGCAGCTTTGTATGCTCTTCTGATGTTAATAATGAAAAGGAAAGACCTCATTTCTCCAAAGCAAGCCCTCAGAAAAGGCTTTCAGCTTTGGGAAAGGAGATCAGTGCACAAATCCATGATCATCTTACACAAGAGTGCCATGGACAAAGCTTTGGAACATGAAGATGGACGCTTTGACCTATTCCTCCGTTTccttcttggcctctctctggagtctAACCAGACTCTCCTGCATGGCCTACTACAGAGAGGACAAAATCAGATGGGCAATGAAGAAACAATCAGTTACATTAAGGAAAAGATC GGAAGAG
- the LOC105891632 gene encoding NLR family CARD domain-containing protein 3-like isoform X3 yields the protein MEETAAKTSLSEGGKVKESSSRTLIHHERPPSPVPTCVSMKSDMSADRFIDFQNEDYTDASRGQMQEWDPDAVSDPFTKSQQEDLKHIFQVLEEKIITFVKNELKTFKRMLSPDYQENFESKEDEESEVREGALKMALHFLRNMKLKDLADKLQQNELDIVCQTELKRNLKNKYQSVFEGIRKQGRSALLDKVYTEVYITEGGSGKVNEEHEVRQIELKSKRPAGQETSIKCSDIFKPLPGQDKSIRSVVTKGVAGIGKTVSVQKFILDWAEGKENQDIHFIFPLLFRELNLMREKQLSLMDLLHHFFTEIKQSTFPSQGKCKVLFICDGLDECRLQLDFQNNESLTDVTEVTSLDVLLTNVIKGKLLPSALLWITSRPAAANQIPPECVDRVTEVQGFNDPQKEEYFRKRISDQNLASRVVSHIKLSRSLHIMCHIPVFCWIAATVLAVILGSSGGGQIPKTLTEMYTYFLIFQTKQRSLKFENVHDLDPQWNQKVIFGLGKLAYEQLEKGNLIFYEQDLKESGIDVREAAVCSGICSQIFQEESGLYQGKVFCFVHLSIQEYLAALYALLMLIMKRKDLISPKQALRKGFQLWERRSVHKSMIILHKSAMDKALEHEDGRFDLFLRFLLGLSLESNQTLLHGLLQRGQNQMGNEETISYIKEKIGRAHV from the exons ATGGAGGAAACAGCAGCCAAAACAAGTCTTTCAGAAGGAGGGAAGGTAAAGGAATCCTCTTCAAG GACCCTCATCCATCAtgagagacctccatcacctgtgcccacttgtgtgtccatgaagagtgacatGTCAGCGGATCGCTTTATCGACTTCCAGAATGAAGATTACACTGATGCATCAAG AGGCCAGATGCAGGAATGGGACCCAGATGCTGTCAGTGACCCGTTTACCAAGTCTCAACAGGAGGACCTGAAACACATATTCCAG GTGTTAGAGGAGAAGATCATCACCTTTGTGAAGAATGAACTGAAGACATTCAAGAGGATGCTGAGTCCAGATTACCAAGAGAACTTTGAGAgtaaagaggatgaggagagtgaGGTCAGAGAAGGGGCTCTGAAGATGGCACTGCACTTCCTTAGGAATATGAAGCTGAAAGATCTCGCTGACAAACTGCAACAAA ATGAGCTGGACATAGTTTGTCAGACTGAGCTCaaaagaaatctcaagaacAAGTACCAGAGTGTTTTTGAAGGAATACGCAAGCAAGGAAGGTCTGCTCTTCTAGACAAGGTCTACACAGaggtctacatcacagagggaggaagtggaaaagTAAATGAAGAGCATGAAGTCAGACAGATTGAGTTAAAATCCAAGAGACCAGCTGGACAGGAGACATCAATcaaatgcagtgacatctttaaacccTTACCTGGCCAAGACAAATCAATCAGAAGTGTCGTCACAAAAGGAGTTGCTGGCATTGGTAAAACTGTCTCAGTTCAGAAGTTCATCCTGGACTgggcagagggaaaagaaaaccagGATATCCACTTCATATTTCCATTACTGTTTAGGGAGCTCAACctcatgagagaaaaacagctctctttGATGGATCTTCTCCACCACTTCTTCACAGAAATAAAGCAGTCAACTTTTCCCAGCCAAGGGAAGTGCAAAGTGTTGTTCATCTgtgatggtctggatgaatgTCGACTCCAACTAGACTTTCAGAATAATGAAAGTTTGACTGATGTGACAGAGGTCACCTCATTGGACGTACTTCTGACAAATGTCATCAAGGGTAAACTGCTCCCCTCTGCTTTACTTTGGATTACCtctcgaccagcagcagccaatcaaatcccgCCTGAGTGTGTTGACCGGGTCACAGAGGTACAAGGgttcaatgacccacagaaggaggagtacttcaggaagaggatcAGTGATCAGAATCTTGCCAGCAGAGTCGTCTCTCACATCAAATTATCAAGGAGCCTCCACATTATGTGCCACATACCAGTGTTCTGCTGGATTGCTGCTACTGTTCTTGCGGTGATTCTTGGCTCTTCAGGAGGTGGACAGATTCCAAAGACTTTGACAGAGATGTATACctatttccttatttttcaaaccAAACAGAGGAGCCTAAAGTTTGAAAATGTGCATGACCTTGATCCACAGTGGAACCAGAAAGTTATCTTTGGTCTCGGAAAGTTGGCATATGAACAGTTAGAGAAGGGTAATCTGATTTTCTATGAACAAGACCTAAAAGAGTCtggcattgatgtcagagaGGCAGCAGTATGCTCTGGCATCTGCTCCCAGATCTTTCAAGAAGAGTCAGGGCTTTATCAAGGAAAGGTTTTCTGTTTCGTGCATTTAAGTATCCAGGAGTATCTTGCAGCTTTGTATGCTCTTCTGATGTTAATAATGAAAAGGAAAGACCTCATTTCTCCAAAGCAAGCCCTCAGAAAAGGCTTTCAGCTTTGGGAAAGGAGATCAGTGCACAAATCCATGATCATCTTACACAAGAGTGCCATGGACAAAGCTTTGGAACATGAAGATGGACGCTTTGACCTATTCCTCCGTTTccttcttggcctctctctggagtctAACCAGACTCTCCTGCATGGCCTACTACAGAGAGGACAAAATCAGATGGGCAATGAAGAAACAATCAGTTACATTAAGGAAAAGATC GGAAGAG
- the LOC105891632 gene encoding NLR family CARD domain-containing protein 3-like isoform X1, producing the protein MEETAAKTSLSEGGKVKESSSRTLIHHERPPSPVPTCVSMKSDMSADRFIDFQNEDYTDASRTLIHHERPPSPVPTCVSMKSDMSVDRFIDFQNEDYTDASRGQMQEWDPDAVSDPFTKSQQEDLKHIFQVLEEKIITFVKNELKTFKRMLSPDYQENFESKEDEESEVREGALKMALHFLRNMKLKDLADKLQQNELDIVCQTELKRNLKNKYQSVFEGIRKQGRSALLDKVYTEVYITEGGSGKVNEEHEVRQIELKSKRPAGQETSIKCSDIFKPLPGQDKSIRSVVTKGVAGIGKTVSVQKFILDWAEGKENQDIHFIFPLLFRELNLMREKQLSLMDLLHHFFTEIKQSTFPSQGKCKVLFICDGLDECRLQLDFQNNESLTDVTEVTSLDVLLTNVIKGKLLPSALLWITSRPAAANQIPPECVDRVTEVQGFNDPQKEEYFRKRISDQNLASRVVSHIKLSRSLHIMCHIPVFCWIAATVLAVILGSSGGGQIPKTLTEMYTYFLIFQTKQRSLKFENVHDLDPQWNQKVIFGLGKLAYEQLEKGNLIFYEQDLKESGIDVREAAVCSGICSQIFQEESGLYQGKVFCFVHLSIQEYLAALYALLMLIMKRKDLISPKQALRKGFQLWERRSVHKSMIILHKSAMDKALEHEDGRFDLFLRFLLGLSLESNQTLLHGLLQRGQNQMGNEETISYIKEKIGRAHV; encoded by the exons ATGGAGGAAACAGCAGCCAAAACAAGTCTTTCAGAAGGAGGGAAGGTAAAGGAATCCTCTTCAAG GACCCTCATCCATCAtgagagacctccatcacctgtgcccacttgtgtgtccatgaagagtgacatGTCAGCGGATCGCTTTATCGACTTCCAGAATGAAGATTACACTGATGCATCAAG GACCCTCATCCATCAtgagagacctccatcacctgtgcccacttgtgtgtccatgaagagtgacatGTCAGTGGATCGCTTTATCGACTTCCAGAATGAAGATTACACTGATGCATCAAG AGGCCAGATGCAGGAATGGGACCCAGATGCTGTCAGTGACCCGTTTACCAAGTCTCAACAGGAGGACCTGAAACACATATTCCAG GTGTTAGAGGAGAAGATCATCACCTTTGTGAAGAATGAACTGAAGACATTCAAGAGGATGCTGAGTCCAGATTACCAAGAGAACTTTGAGAgtaaagaggatgaggagagtgaGGTCAGAGAAGGGGCTCTGAAGATGGCACTGCACTTCCTTAGGAATATGAAGCTGAAAGATCTCGCTGACAAACTGCAACAAA ATGAGCTGGACATAGTTTGTCAGACTGAGCTCaaaagaaatctcaagaacAAGTACCAGAGTGTTTTTGAAGGAATACGCAAGCAAGGAAGGTCTGCTCTTCTAGACAAGGTCTACACAGaggtctacatcacagagggaggaagtggaaaagTAAATGAAGAGCATGAAGTCAGACAGATTGAGTTAAAATCCAAGAGACCAGCTGGACAGGAGACATCAATcaaatgcagtgacatctttaaacccTTACCTGGCCAAGACAAATCAATCAGAAGTGTCGTCACAAAAGGAGTTGCTGGCATTGGTAAAACTGTCTCAGTTCAGAAGTTCATCCTGGACTgggcagagggaaaagaaaaccagGATATCCACTTCATATTTCCATTACTGTTTAGGGAGCTCAACctcatgagagaaaaacagctctctttGATGGATCTTCTCCACCACTTCTTCACAGAAATAAAGCAGTCAACTTTTCCCAGCCAAGGGAAGTGCAAAGTGTTGTTCATCTgtgatggtctggatgaatgTCGACTCCAACTAGACTTTCAGAATAATGAAAGTTTGACTGATGTGACAGAGGTCACCTCATTGGACGTACTTCTGACAAATGTCATCAAGGGTAAACTGCTCCCCTCTGCTTTACTTTGGATTACCtctcgaccagcagcagccaatcaaatcccgCCTGAGTGTGTTGACCGGGTCACAGAGGTACAAGGgttcaatgacccacagaaggaggagtacttcaggaagaggatcAGTGATCAGAATCTTGCCAGCAGAGTCGTCTCTCACATCAAATTATCAAGGAGCCTCCACATTATGTGCCACATACCAGTGTTCTGCTGGATTGCTGCTACTGTTCTTGCGGTGATTCTTGGCTCTTCAGGAGGTGGACAGATTCCAAAGACTTTGACAGAGATGTATACctatttccttatttttcaaaccAAACAGAGGAGCCTAAAGTTTGAAAATGTGCATGACCTTGATCCACAGTGGAACCAGAAAGTTATCTTTGGTCTCGGAAAGTTGGCATATGAACAGTTAGAGAAGGGTAATCTGATTTTCTATGAACAAGACCTAAAAGAGTCtggcattgatgtcagagaGGCAGCAGTATGCTCTGGCATCTGCTCCCAGATCTTTCAAGAAGAGTCAGGGCTTTATCAAGGAAAGGTTTTCTGTTTCGTGCATTTAAGTATCCAGGAGTATCTTGCAGCTTTGTATGCTCTTCTGATGTTAATAATGAAAAGGAAAGACCTCATTTCTCCAAAGCAAGCCCTCAGAAAAGGCTTTCAGCTTTGGGAAAGGAGATCAGTGCACAAATCCATGATCATCTTACACAAGAGTGCCATGGACAAAGCTTTGGAACATGAAGATGGACGCTTTGACCTATTCCTCCGTTTccttcttggcctctctctggagtctAACCAGACTCTCCTGCATGGCCTACTACAGAGAGGACAAAATCAGATGGGCAATGAAGAAACAATCAGTTACATTAAGGAAAAGATC GGAAGAG